A genomic window from Candidatus Rokuibacteriota bacterium includes:
- a CDS encoding FCSD flavin-binding domain-containing protein yields MSGLTRRDFLRSSGVGVGVRLGLGAGLGLSGCASTMTGDIAPKSGRRVVVIGGGWGGSTAARYIRIADPSIEVVLLEPNREFVSCPFSNLVLSGQRTIESLTLSYAGLRARGVKIIHESATAIEPDTKRVRIGQGYLAYDRLVVSPGIDFQWEQIEGLAAAKDTVLHAWKAGPQTVQLAAQIQSMPDGGVFVLTVPPVAFRCPPGPYERICQVAWYLKQHKPKSKVIVLDANQNIVSKTALFRAAWQAYPNIDYRASQKVIGVDTSTREVRTEFDRVKYDVLNLIPPQRAGTIAVQADLVGADKRWCEVDHVTYESVKQKNIHVVGDATIGLPVPKSGNVANNMGKAAALSIVSLLNGQAVPLMPPGNTCYSWVSDREAIAVVNSYKIENGKVVQIEQKLTPAQSVSVAQRAEGWRQSIWADMLS; encoded by the coding sequence ATGAGCGGGCTGACGCGCAGAGATTTCCTCCGCTCCTCGGGTGTGGGTGTCGGTGTCAGGTTGGGCTTGGGCGCTGGTCTTGGACTCTCGGGCTGCGCCAGTACCATGACGGGCGACATCGCGCCAAAGAGCGGTCGCAGGGTGGTGGTGATCGGCGGCGGCTGGGGCGGGTCCACCGCGGCCAGATACATCCGGATCGCCGACCCGTCGATCGAAGTGGTGCTGCTCGAGCCCAACCGCGAGTTCGTCTCCTGCCCGTTCAGCAATCTCGTGTTGAGCGGGCAGCGGACCATCGAGAGCCTGACGCTTTCCTACGCGGGGCTCCGGGCCCGCGGCGTCAAGATCATCCACGAGTCAGCGACCGCCATCGAGCCCGACACCAAGAGGGTCCGCATCGGCCAAGGCTACCTCGCCTACGACCGTCTCGTCGTCTCGCCCGGCATCGACTTCCAGTGGGAGCAGATCGAGGGGCTCGCGGCCGCCAAGGACACGGTGCTCCACGCGTGGAAGGCGGGGCCGCAGACGGTGCAGCTGGCGGCGCAGATCCAGTCCATGCCGGACGGCGGCGTCTTCGTCCTGACGGTGCCTCCCGTCGCCTTCCGCTGCCCGCCGGGCCCCTACGAGCGCATCTGCCAGGTCGCGTGGTACCTCAAGCAGCACAAGCCGAAGAGCAAGGTGATCGTGCTCGACGCCAACCAGAACATCGTGTCGAAGACCGCGCTCTTCCGCGCGGCGTGGCAGGCGTACCCGAACATCGACTACCGCGCCTCGCAGAAGGTGATCGGCGTCGATACCTCGACGCGCGAAGTCCGCACCGAGTTCGACCGCGTCAAGTACGACGTGCTCAACCTGATCCCGCCCCAGCGCGCGGGCACGATTGCCGTCCAGGCGGACCTCGTCGGCGCCGACAAGCGCTGGTGCGAGGTGGACCACGTCACGTACGAGTCGGTGAAGCAGAAGAACATCCACGTGGTCGGCGACGCGACCATCGGACTGCCCGTGCCGAAGTCCGGAAACGTCGCCAACAACATGGGCAAGGCGGCGGCGCTCAGCATCGTGAGCCTGCTCAACGGGCAAGCCGTGCCGCTCATGCCTCCAGGCAACACCTGCTACAGCTGGGTCAGCGACCGCGAAGCCATCGCGGTGGTGAATTCCTACAAGATCGAGAACGGCAAGGTGGTCCAGATCGAGCAGAAGCTCACGCCCGCCCAGAGCGTCTCCGTCGCCCAGCGTGCAGAGGGCTGGCGGCAGAGCATCTGGGCCGACATGCTGTCGTAG
- a CDS encoding threonine synthase, with protein MSPSFVTHIECTVCGRRHEAGRLLTVCQGCGQMLAVRYDLPKVAAAVTKDDLLRRAPGMYRFRELTPLDDGEEPITLGEGGTPLIPLPRLSAHLGLRHVWAKDEGQNPTGSFKARGLGMALTKARTLGVKGLMIPSAGNAGGAAAVYGARGGIPVVVVVPRGTAEAAIAEAIIAGAYVFTVDGSIATAGKLIAGIASKIGWFDLATLKEPYRLEGKKTMGLELAEQLGWQMPDLLMYPTGGGTGLVGIWKAYEELAAMGWIKAAQPRFVAVQAEGCAPLVKAWDDKAETTTLWENPVTDAPGLRVPGPFAGRQMLKIMRDTGGHARAVSEQEIVEAQKLLARVEGIWTAPEAAAALAALCQMKETGEVDAGSRIVIVLTGAGIKNSPPALPAPVHLEGDEAQVLARVRKALGL; from the coding sequence ATTAGCCCGTCCTTCGTCACCCACATCGAGTGCACTGTCTGCGGCCGGCGCCACGAGGCCGGCCGCCTCCTCACCGTCTGCCAAGGCTGCGGCCAGATGCTGGCCGTGCGCTACGACCTGCCCAAGGTCGCCGCCGCTGTCACGAAGGACGACCTCCTGCGGCGCGCGCCCGGGATGTACCGCTTCCGCGAGTTGACGCCGCTCGACGACGGCGAGGAACCGATCACTCTCGGCGAGGGCGGCACGCCGTTGATCCCGCTCCCGCGCCTGAGCGCGCACCTGGGCCTGCGCCACGTTTGGGCGAAAGACGAAGGCCAGAACCCGACGGGCTCGTTCAAGGCGCGCGGCCTCGGCATGGCGCTCACCAAGGCGCGCACGCTCGGCGTCAAGGGGCTGATGATCCCGTCGGCGGGCAACGCGGGCGGCGCCGCGGCGGTCTACGGGGCGCGCGGTGGGATCCCGGTGGTCGTGGTCGTCCCGCGCGGCACGGCCGAGGCCGCCATCGCGGAGGCGATCATCGCGGGCGCCTACGTCTTCACGGTCGACGGCTCGATCGCGACGGCGGGCAAGTTGATCGCCGGCATCGCGTCCAAGATCGGCTGGTTCGATCTGGCCACGCTGAAGGAGCCCTATCGCCTCGAGGGCAAGAAGACGATGGGGCTCGAGTTGGCCGAGCAGCTCGGCTGGCAGATGCCGGATCTCCTCATGTACCCGACGGGCGGCGGGACGGGTCTGGTCGGGATCTGGAAGGCCTACGAGGAGCTGGCGGCCATGGGCTGGATCAAGGCCGCTCAGCCCCGTTTCGTCGCGGTCCAGGCCGAAGGGTGCGCCCCGCTCGTGAAGGCGTGGGACGACAAGGCCGAGACGACGACGCTCTGGGAGAACCCCGTCACCGACGCGCCCGGCCTTCGCGTGCCGGGCCCCTTCGCGGGGCGCCAGATGCTCAAGATCATGCGCGATACGGGCGGCCACGCGCGCGCCGTGAGCGAGCAGGAGATCGTGGAGGCGCAGAAGCTCCTGGCGCGCGTCGAGGGCATCTGGACGGCGCCCGAAGCCGCCGCCGCGCTCGCCGCGCTCTGCCAGATGAAGGAGACCGGCGAGGTGGATGCGGGCTCGCGCATCGTCATCGTGCTCACGGGCGCGGGGATCAAGAACTCGCCGCCGGCGCTGCCGGCTCCGGTGCACCTTGAAGGCGACGAGGCGCAGGTCCTCGCCCGTGTCAGGAAGGCCCTCGGCCTCTAG